One Nostoc punctiforme PCC 73102 DNA window includes the following coding sequences:
- a CDS encoding Tn3-like element ISNpu13 family transposase, with the protein MKKTWQPEELVEYWTLLPLELALLNQKNDENRLGFAILLKFFEIYARFPENNQEISQNVVDYVAKLLDISPQKYSYYDWQGRSIKYHRAQIREFFGFQETKVSDAFELTNWLAEQALIYELKFEQLKLAAVARLRNLKLEPPTDSRLERIIRSAIRNFESKFFRDITSQLSNQSKKWINDFLKEKASDQELDDTTQTNHDKQLNNPGDIQLSQQLDDTNNSEINTEVTRLTWAELKTDPGRIGVESFQKEVAKLEIFEQLELPTDLFKNISTKVLQVYKSRVIVEHPRDLRRHPEHIRYTLFTAFCWLRSQEVIDNLVELLIQIVHRIGVNAEKRVDKELIQDFKRVHGKNNLLYQMAEASLKTPDGTVKDVIFPVVSEVTLKNLVKEYKSTGNAYREKVYTVMRSSYGGYYRRILPLILNKLEFRSNNEVHRPVIQAISLLKKYADSKQRYYDAGEDIPIEGVLRSGWQEIILETGADDEIKVNRINYELSVLQALREKLRCKEIWVVGANRYRNPEEDLPADFEAQRLEYFQALKQPSDVEVFIANLQQSLEQSLTLLDKGIPKNSLVTLKTTGKSRICVSPLNPQNEPTNLTRLKTEITRRWRMTSLLDILKETDLRVKFSQHFQSVSTREVLGEYTLQKRLLLCLYGLGTNTGLKRLSDEIKGDNYQDLLHVKRHFIQKEQLRNAIACIANAIFTARISTIWGEGTTACASDSKKFGAWDQNLMTEWHIRYGGRGVMIYWHVEKNSVCIYSQLKTCSSSEVAAMIEGLLRHCTEMKVETNYVDSHGQNEVAFAFCHLLGFQLMPRLKRINVQKLYRPSTGNNDAYPNLQPILTRAINWDLIRQQYDQMVKYATALRLGMAETEAILKRFTRGNLLHPTYQALAELGKAVKTIFLCKYLHSVELRQEINAGLNVVENWNSANSFIFYGKGGEIATNRLSDQELAVLSLHLLQISLVYINTLMIQEVLSQPQWMKLMKLEDLRALSPLIWGHVNPYGTFRLDLNVRLPIETG; encoded by the coding sequence ATGAAAAAAACCTGGCAGCCAGAAGAATTAGTAGAGTATTGGACGCTACTCCCTCTTGAATTAGCACTACTGAATCAGAAAAACGACGAAAATCGGTTAGGTTTTGCTATATTGCTCAAGTTTTTTGAGATTTATGCCAGATTTCCTGAGAATAATCAAGAAATCTCCCAAAATGTTGTTGATTATGTTGCCAAACTTTTAGATATTTCCCCCCAAAAGTACTCTTACTACGATTGGCAAGGACGCTCCATAAAATATCATCGCGCTCAAATTAGAGAATTCTTTGGATTTCAAGAAACCAAAGTTAGTGATGCTTTTGAGTTAACTAATTGGTTAGCAGAACAAGCACTAATTTATGAGTTAAAATTTGAACAGCTAAAACTTGCAGCAGTAGCGAGACTACGGAATTTAAAACTTGAACCACCGACAGATTCCAGATTAGAACGTATCATTCGCTCTGCTATCAGAAATTTTGAATCTAAATTTTTTCGGGACATAACTTCCCAACTATCTAACCAATCTAAAAAGTGGATAAATGATTTTTTGAAAGAGAAAGCTTCCGATCAGGAATTAGATGATACCACACAAACAAATCATGATAAACAACTGAATAATCCAGGAGATATCCAATTATCTCAACAGTTAGATGACACGAATAACTCAGAAATAAACACTGAAGTGACTAGATTAACATGGGCTGAATTAAAAACAGACCCAGGGAGAATTGGTGTAGAAAGTTTTCAAAAGGAAGTTGCTAAATTAGAGATTTTTGAGCAATTAGAATTACCAACAGACTTATTTAAAAACATCTCTACCAAAGTTCTCCAAGTCTATAAAAGTCGGGTAATTGTTGAACATCCTCGTGACTTACGCCGTCACCCAGAACATATTCGCTACACACTATTTACAGCTTTTTGTTGGCTCAGAAGTCAAGAAGTTATAGATAATTTAGTAGAGTTACTCATTCAGATTGTCCATCGCATAGGTGTGAATGCAGAAAAACGTGTAGATAAAGAGCTTATTCAGGATTTTAAACGGGTTCATGGGAAGAATAATCTACTATACCAAATGGCAGAAGCTTCCTTGAAAACACCTGATGGCACAGTCAAGGATGTGATTTTTCCTGTAGTAAGTGAAGTGACTCTCAAGAATTTAGTGAAAGAGTATAAATCTACAGGGAATGCTTACCGTGAGAAAGTTTATACGGTGATGCGCTCTTCTTATGGTGGATATTATCGGCGAATTTTACCGTTAATTTTAAACAAGCTCGAATTTCGTTCAAATAATGAAGTTCATCGTCCAGTTATTCAAGCGATATCTTTACTAAAAAAGTATGCTGATAGTAAACAGCGTTATTATGATGCTGGAGAAGATATACCCATTGAGGGGGTATTACGTAGTGGTTGGCAAGAAATTATATTAGAGACGGGAGCAGACGATGAAATCAAAGTTAATCGCATTAATTATGAGTTGAGCGTGCTGCAAGCATTGAGAGAAAAGCTGAGATGCAAGGAAATATGGGTTGTAGGAGCTAATCGTTACAGAAACCCTGAAGAAGATTTACCTGCTGATTTTGAGGCGCAAAGATTAGAATATTTCCAAGCTTTGAAACAACCATCCGATGTAGAAGTCTTTATTGCTAATTTACAGCAATCTTTGGAGCAATCATTAACTTTACTGGATAAAGGAATACCTAAAAATAGTTTAGTCACACTTAAAACGACAGGCAAAAGTCGAATTTGTGTTTCTCCTCTGAATCCTCAAAATGAACCGACTAATTTGACTAGGTTGAAAACTGAAATTACTAGGCGTTGGCGCATGACTAGCCTCTTAGATATTCTGAAAGAGACTGATTTGCGAGTTAAGTTTAGCCAACACTTTCAGAGTGTATCAACACGAGAGGTTTTAGGCGAATATACTTTACAAAAACGCTTGCTACTTTGTTTATATGGTTTAGGAACGAATACTGGATTAAAGCGTTTAAGTGATGAGATTAAAGGCGACAATTATCAAGATTTACTCCATGTTAAGCGTCATTTTATTCAGAAAGAACAATTACGTAATGCTATTGCCTGTATTGCAAATGCAATTTTTACTGCCAGAATTTCTACTATTTGGGGAGAGGGTACAACCGCCTGTGCTTCTGACTCGAAAAAGTTTGGTGCTTGGGATCAAAACTTAATGACTGAGTGGCACATCCGTTATGGTGGAAGAGGTGTGATGATTTATTGGCACGTTGAGAAGAATTCTGTTTGTATTTATTCACAGTTAAAAACTTGTTCTTCTTCTGAAGTGGCAGCCATGATTGAAGGATTATTACGCCACTGTACTGAGATGAAAGTGGAGACAAATTATGTGGATAGTCACGGTCAAAATGAAGTGGCTTTTGCTTTCTGTCATTTACTGGGTTTTCAGTTAATGCCGCGTCTTAAACGTATCAATGTTCAGAAATTATACCGTCCTTCAACTGGAAATAATGATGCTTATCCAAACTTGCAACCTATTTTAACTCGCGCTATTAATTGGGATTTAATTCGCCAACAATACGACCAAATGGTGAAGTATGCTACTGCTTTGCGTTTGGGTATGGCAGAAACTGAAGCCATCTTAAAGCGTTTTACTAGGGGTAATTTATTACACCCTACTTATCAAGCCTTGGCGGAATTGGGCAAGGCTGTAAAAACTATATTTTTATGTAAATACCTGCATTCGGTTGAACTGCGACAAGAGATAAATGCTGGACTCAACGTGGTGGAGAACTGGAATAGTGCTAACAGTTTTATTTTTTACGGCAAGGGTGGGGAGATTGCTACTAATCGTTTGTCTGACCAAGAATTAGCTGTGTTATCTCTGCATTTACTCCAGATATCTTTGGTATATATAAATACGTTGATGATTCAGGAGGTTTTGTCCCAACCACAATGGATGAAGTTGATGAAGTTGGAGGATTTGCGGGCGCTTTCGCCTTTAATTTGGGGTCACGTTAATCCCTATGGTACTTTTCGTTTGGATCTTAATGTCAGGTTGCCAATTGAGACGGGGTAA